In Kazachstania africana CBS 2517 chromosome 4, complete genome, the following are encoded in one genomic region:
- the KAFR0D00780 gene encoding sugar porter family MFS transporter, which yields MTAEQSNEELNTSVSNHSEQSTVSNKASEHDLKDENFQGEEEQVVGLPKKPFSAYTKSVVILLCVAFGGFVFGWDTGTIGGFMAHPDYLQRFGMQHSDGSYYFSNVREGLLVGIFNIGCAIGGIILSKLGDMYGRKFGLTCVIIIYIVGQVICIASVEAWYQYLIGRIISGLGIGGIAVLSPMLLSESSPKHIRGTLVSCYQLMCTAGIFIGYCVNYGTKSYDNSVQWRVPLGLSFAWALFMIGGLTFVSESPRYLCEANKIEEAKVAIGKTNLVDIEDPAVQAEVDAIMASLEVERAAGNASWAELFSTKGKVLQRLIMGIMLQALQQLTGDNYFFYYGTIIFEAVGMDDSYETSIVLGIVNFASTFVSLYIVDHYGRRTCLLWGAAGMICCMVIYASVGVKSLYPHGRSNPSSKGAGNCMIVFTCFYIFCFATTWGPCIWVLISETYPLRIRSKGMALATASNWIWGFLISFFTPFINSAIHFAYGYVFLGCLVFSWFYVFFIVPETKGLTLEEIEEMWVTGVLPWKSSGWVPAARRGAEFDAENFTHDDKPWYKAMF from the coding sequence atgacagcAGAACAATCAAACGAAGAATTGAATACTTCAGTCAGTAACCATTCGGAACAATCTACCGTTTCGAACAAGGCATCCGAGCATGATTTAAAGGATGAAAACTTCCAAGGTGAGGAAGAACAAGTCGTTGGTTTGCCAAAGAAGCCATTTAGCGCCTACACTAAGTCAGTTGTTATACTTCTTTGTGTTGCCTTCGGTGGTTTCGTTTTCGGTTGGGATACTGGTACCATCGGTGGTTTTATGGCTCACCCAgattatttacaaagatTCGGTATGCAACATTCAGATGGTAGTTACTACTTCTCGAATGTCAGAGAAGGTTTATTAGTTGGTATTTTCAACATTGGTTGTGCTATTGGTGGTATTATTTTATCGAAGCTTGGTGACATGTATGGTCGTAAATTCGGTTTAACTtgtgttattattatctacATTGTCGGTCAAGTTATCTGTATCGCATCTGTTGAAGCTTGgtatcaatatttgattggTAGAATCATTTCAGGTTTAGGTATTGGTGGTATAGCTGTCTTATCTCCAATGTTGCTTTCTGAAAGTTCCCCAAAGCATATCAGAGGTACTTTAGTGTCATGTTATCAATTAATGTGTACTGCAGGTATCTTCATTGGTTACTGTGTCAACTACGGTACTAAATCTTATGACAACTCCGTCCAATGGAGAGTTCCATTAGGTTTAAGTTTTGCCTGGGCTTTATTCATGATTGGTGGTTTAACCTTTGTTAGTGAATCTCCACGTTACTTATGTGAAGCCAATAAGATCGAAGAAGCTAAGGTTGCTATCGGCAAGACCAATTTGgttgatattgaagatcCAGCTGTCCAAGCTGAAGTTGATGCCATCATGGCTTCACTTGAAGTTGAAAGAGCTGCTGGTAATGCATCCTGGGCAGAATTATTCTCTACCAAGGGTAAGGTTTTACAACGTTTAATTATGGGTATTATGTTACAAGCTTTACAACAATTGACTGGTGATaactatttcttctattatGGTACTATTATTTTCGAAGCTGTTGGTATGGATGACTCCTATGAAACTTCTATTGTCTTAGGTATTGTTAACTTCGCTTCTACCTTCGTTAGTTTGTACATCGTTGATCATTATGGTCGTCGTACCTGTTTATTATGGGGTGCTGCTGGTATGATCTGCTGTATGGTTATTTACGCCTCTGTTGGTGTTAAGTCTCTATACCCACACGGTAGAAGCAATCCTTCTTCCAAGGGTGCTGGTAACTGTATGATTGTTTTCACCTGTTTCTACATTTTCTGTTTCGCCACCACCTGGGGTCCATGTATTTGGGTGTTGATCTCTGAAACCTATCCATTAAGAATTAGATCTAAGGGTATGGCTTTAGCCACTGCTTCTAATTGGATTTGGGGTTTCTTAATCAGTTTCTTCACTCCATTTATTAACTCCGCTATTCACTTCGCCTATGGTTACGTTTTCTTAGGTTGTTTAGTGTTCAGTTGGTTCTACGTTTTCTTCATTGTTCCAGAAACTAAGGGTTTAActttagaagaaattgaagaaatgtGGGTTACTGGTGTCTTACCATGGAAATCCAGTGGTTGGGTTCCAGCTGCCAGAAGAGGTGCTGAATTTGATGCTGAAAACTTCACTCATGACGATAAGCCATGGTACAAGGCTATGTTTTAA
- the KAFR0D00790 gene encoding sugar porter family MFS transporter → MTAEQQSVQELDASVSNRSQQSTVSNKVSDNEIKDESYDEQAGQEITLPKKPISAYSKFIILSLCVAFGGFIFGWDTGTISGFVAQTDFLQRFGELNSSGEYYLSNVREGLIVGIFNIGCAFGGIILSKLGDMYGRKIGLTCVTIIYIVGQVICIASVDKWYQYFIGRIVAGLGVGGIAVLSPMLISETSPKHLRGTLVSCYQLMCTAGIFLGYCTNYGTSKYSNSVQWRVALGISFAWALFMIGGLTFVPESPRYLCEKDRIEDAKKAIAMSNKVSVDDPAVQAEVDAIMASLEAERAAGNASWGELFSPKGKILQRLIMGVMLQALQQLTGDNYFFYYGTTIFQAVGMTNSFETAIVLGIVNFASTFVSLYVIDRYGRRTCLLWGAASMAVCMVIYASVGVKSLYPHGRSNPSSKSAGDVMIVFTCLYIFCFATTWGPCIWVLISETYPLRIRSKGMALATASNWIWGFLISFFTPFINSAIHFAYGYVFLGCLVFSWFYVFFIVPETKGLTLEEIEEMWITGVLPWKSNGWVPAARRGAEFDAEDFTHDDKPWYKAML, encoded by the coding sequence atgacgGCCGAACAACAATCCGTTCAAGAATTGGATGCTTCTGTGAGCAACCGTTCTCAACAATCTACTGTATCAAACAAAGTGTCCGACAATGAAATCAAGGATGAAAGCTACGATGAGCAAGCTGGTCAAGAAATCACTTTACCAAAAAAGCCAATTAGCGCCTACTCAAAGTTCATCATTTTAAGTCTTTGTGTTGCTTTTGGTGgttttatttttggttGGGATACTGGTACTATTTCTGGTTTTGTCGCTCAAACAGATTTCTTACAAAGATTTGGTGAACTAAATTCAAGTGGTGAATATTATTTGTCTAATGTCAGAGAAGGTTTAATTGTCGGTATTTTCAACATTGGTTGTGCTTTTGGTGGTATTATTTTATCCAAACTTGGTGACATGTATGGTCGTAAGATCGGTTTAACTTGTGTTACCATCATTTATATCGTTGGTCAAGTCATCTGTATCGCATCTGTTGACAAGTGGTACCAATATTTCATTGGTAGAATCGTTGCTGGTCTAGGTGTTGGTGGTATTGCTGTCTTATCTCCAATGTTAATTTCTGAAACTTCTCCAAAACATTTAAGAGGTACTTTAGTGTCATGCTATCAATTAATGTGTACCGCAGGTATCTTCTTAGGTTACTGTACTAACTACGGTACCAGTAAATACTCTAACTCCGTCCAATGGAGAGTTGCTCTAGGTATCAGTTTCGCCTGGGCCTTATTTATGATCGGTGGTTTAACCTTCGTTCCAGAATCCCCACGTTACTTATGTGAAAAAGACAGAATCGAAGATGCTAAGAAAGCTATTGCTATGTCTAACAAAGTTTCCGTTGATGATCCAGCTGTTCAAGCTGAAGTTGATGCCATCATGGCCTCACTTGAAGCTGAAAGAGCTGCCGGTAATGCCTCATGGGGTGAACTATTTTCTCCAAAAGGTAAGATTTTACAACGTTTAATTATGGGTGTTATGTTGCAGGCTTTACAACAATTGACTGGTGATAACTATTTCTTCTACTATGGTACTACTATTTTCCAGGCCGTCGGTATGACCAATTCCTTTGAAACTGCCATTGTCTTGGGTATTGTCAATTTCGCTTCTACTTTCGTTAGTTTATATGTCATTGATCGTTATGGTCGTCGTACCTGTCTTTTATGGGGTGCAGCATCTATGGCTGTTTGTATGGTTATCTATGCCTCTGTCGGTGTCAAGTCTCTATACCCACACGGTAGAAGCAATCCATCTTCCAAAAGTGCTGGTGATGTCATGATTGTCTTCACCTGTCTATACATTTTCTGTTTCGCCACTACCTGGGGTCCATGTATTTGGGTGTTGATCTCTGAAACCTATCCATTAAGAATTAGATCTAAGGGTATGGCTTTAGCTACTGCTTCTAACTGGATTTGGGGTTTCTTAATCAGTTTCTTCACTCCATTCATTAACTCCGCTATTCACTTCGCCTATGGTTACGTTTTCTTAGGTTGTTTAGTGTTCAGTTGGTTCTACGTTTTCTTCATTGTTCCAGAAACTAAGGGTTTAactttggaagaaattgaagaaatgtGGATCACCGGTGTCTTACCATGGAAATCCAATGGTTGGGTTCCAGCTGCCAGAAGAGGTGCTGAATTTGATGCTGAAGATTTCACTCATGACGATAAGCCATGGTACAAGGCTATgctttaa
- the KAFR0D00800 gene encoding sugar porter family MFS transporter — protein sequence MTAEVGQELGHSVSNDSRMSTPSNKVSVDELKDGQVQDQVELAGLPQKPMGDYIGVCISCLCVAFGGFIFGWDTGTISGFVAQTDFLERFGQKHASGSYYLSNVREGLIVGIFNIGCAFGGIILSKLGDMYGRKIGLTCVTIIYIVGQVICIASVDKWYQYFIGRIVAGLGVGGIAVLSPMLISETSPKHLRGTLVSCYQLMCTAGIFLGYCTNYGTSKYSNSVQWRVALGISFAWALFMIGGLTFVPESPRYLCEKDRIEDAKKAIAMSNKVSVDDPAVQVEIDSIMAGVIAEREAGTASIGELFSTKTKVFQRLVMGIMIQSFQQLTGDNYFFYYGTTIFQAVGMTNSFETAIVLGIVNFASTFVSLVVVDRYGRRACLLWGAASMAVCMVIYASVGVKSLYPHGRSNPSSKSAGDVMIVFTCFYIFCFATTWGPIAWVVVSESFPLRVKSQCMALATAANWLWGFLISFFTPFINSSIHFAYGYVFLGCLVAMWFYVFFFVPETKGLSLEEIQEMWEEGVLPWKSAGWVPPSRRGGEFDSEDLTKDDKPWYKAML from the coding sequence atgACTGCCGAAGTTGGTCAAGAATTGGGACATTCAGTGAGTAATGACTCTCGTATGTCTACTCCATCAAACAAAGTATCAGTCGATGAATTAAAGGACGGTCAAGTTCAAGATCAAGTTGAACTTGCTGGCCTACCACAAAAGCCAATGGGCGATTACATTGGTGTTTGTATTTCCTGTTTATGTGTTGCTTTTGGtggtttcatttttggttGGGATACTGGTACCATTTCTGGTTTTGTCGCTCAAACAGATTTCTTAGAAAGATTCGGTCAAAAACACGCAAGTGGTTCATACTATTTGTCTAATGTCAGAGAAGGTTTAATTGTCGGTATTTTCAACATTGGTTGTGCTTTTGGTGGTATTATTTTATCCAAACTTGGTGACATGTATGGTCGTAAGATCGGTTTAACTTGTGTTACCATCATTTATATCGTTGGTCAAGTCATCTGTATCGCATCTGTTGACAAGTGGTACCAATATTTCATTGGTAGAATCGTTGCTGGTCTAGGTGTTGGTGGTATTGCTGTCTTATCTCCAATGTTAATTTCTGAAACTTCTCCAAAACATTTAAGAGGTACTTTAGTGTCATGCTATCAATTAATGTGTACCGCAGGTATCTTCTTAGGTTACTGTACTAACTACGGTACCAGTAAATACTCTAACTCCGTCCAATGGAGAGTTGCTCTAGGTATCAGTTTCGCCTGGGCCTTATTTATGATCGGTGGTTTAACCTTCGTTCCAGAATCCCCACGTTACTTATGTGAAAAAGACAGAATCGAAGATGCTAAGAAAGCTATTGCTATGTCTAACAAAGTTTCCGTTGATGATCCAGCTGTTCAAGTTGAGATTGATTCCATTATGGCCGGTGTTATTGCTGAAAGGGAAGCAGGTACTGCTTCTATTGGTGAATTATTCTCTACCAAAACTAAGGTTTTCCAACGTTTAGTTATGGGTATTATGATTCAATCTTTCCAACAATTAACTGGTGATAACTATTTCTTCTACTATGGTACTACTATTTTCCAGGCCGTCGGTATGAccaattcttttgaaactgCCATCGTCTTAGGTATTGTTAACTTTGCTTCTACCTTCGTCAGTTTAGTAGTTGTCGATCGTTACGGTCGTCGTGCTTGTCTTTTATGGGGTGCAGCATCTATGGCTGTTTGTATGGTTATCTATGCCTCTGTCGGTGTCAAGTCTCTATACCCACACGGTAGAAGCAATCCATCTTCCAAGAGTGCTGGTGATGTCATGATTGTCTTCACCTGTTTCTACATTTTCTGTTTCGCCACTACCTGGGGTCCAATTGCCTGGGTTGTTGTCTCTGAATCTTTCCCATTAAGAGTTAAGTCTCAATGTATGGCTTTAGCTACTGCTGCTAACTGGCTATGGGGTTTCTTAATCAGTTTCTTCACTCCATTCATTAATTCTTCTATTCACTTCGCTTACGGTTACGTTTTCTTAGGTTGTTTAGTCGCTATGTGGTTCTacgttttctttttcgTTCCAGAAACCAAGGGTCTATCTTTAGAAGAAATCCAAGAAATGTGGGAAGAAGGTGTCTTACCATGGAAATCTGCTGGTTGGGTCCCACCATCTAGAAGAGGTGGTGAATTTGATTCTGAAGACCTCACCAAGGATGACAAGCCATGGTACAAGGCTATGTTATAA
- the KAFR0D00810 gene encoding uncharacterized protein produces the protein MASIKSISTILKFVMSVLSYSALAGAIDRAETTLACTRPHNYPDVPLSRDNTTATDVLNVQQCLRANGYPVNTTVAVDQSGTLIIHPGLTFNRPSNYITAVRRCRQLYGYGLATAVLEGPVLDPEDTPIGTLLDIVLSGRRITGVRRLQRATEATGTSQPLPTDGSSYMRRSSSYYYSFMSEESGCGSDEKFIDTTDMCQDNNKNSFASFMVRNPNAKYDLDFTAWPHHDCIKGNAKTYTVGPDELLSCTKRKTYSWYGALADDDCYGDDPSSSCVTKDVNTYTGTYKVWQIIVEGKY, from the coding sequence ATGGCATCCATTAAGtcaatttcaacaattctCAAATTCGTCATGTCTGTTTTAAGCTACTCCGCCTTAGCTGGAGCGATCGATCGAGCTGAGACAACGCTGGCTTGCACGCGCCCTCATAATTACCCGGACGTTCCTCTTTCACGTGATAACACAACTGCCACAGACGTTTTAAACGTGCAACAGTGTCTCAGGGCCAACGGCTATCCTGTCAATACAACTGTAGCTGTTGACCAGTCGGGCACGCTAATAATACACCCAGGGTTAACGTTCAATCGCCCCTCCAATTATATAACGGCTGTGAGGAGATGTCGGCAGTTATATGGCTACGGACTTGCAACAGCAGTACTGGAGGGGCCCGTCCTTGACCCAGAAGATACGCCAATCGGCACGCTGCTCGATATAGTATTGTCTGGGCGTCGAATTACAGGCGTTCGGAGATTACAAAGGGCTACTGAAGCCACCGGCACGAGCCAGCCGTTACCTACGGATGGCAGCTCATATATGAGGAGGTCGAGCAGTTACTACTACTCCTTCATGTCTGAGGAGAGTGGATGCGGGAGTGATGAGAAGTTTATAGACACAACTGATATGTGCCAGGACAATAACAAAAACTCCTTTGCATCCTTCATGGTTCGAAACCCTAATGCAAAGTACGATCTTGACTTTACAGCGTGGCCTCACCATGACTGCATAAAGGGTAACGCTAAGACGTATACAGTGGGGCCTGATGAGTTACTGTCATGCACTAAACGCAAAACGTATTCTTGGTATGGTGCCTTAGCTGATGACGACTGCTACGGGGACGACCCCAGCTCCAGCTGCGTCACTAAGGACGTCAACACGTACACGGGAACATATAAGGTTTGGCAAATAATAGTTGAAGGCAAATACTAA
- the SIC1 gene encoding cyclin-dependent protein serine/threonine kinase inhibiting protein SIC1 (similar to Saccharomyces cerevisiae SIC1 (YLR079W); ancestral locus Anc_8.5), with amino-acid sequence MNHPSTPPRSRHNQSSNVVDDTLTFGPSLPSLNRKVTVEPATPQKNTSLTAPVTPSTVQKHQLNSSTNSMKNGIPLLLHPRNQQQAMFSPFNGLKSPEFVSQRRSSITKTNTDNDKILQNVSRILFPNKRESDDEESGTEDTQTFASQSSLLPPKRTKHHKEVPATPSDKLISFKLAEEWNNNSSKTGAADSDSEEEFINKGKLINPFESTKVPSRKLRNKRMQILKKENGRIDKEVTYLNKNGEIVKTKEVSDSAIKPKMLFEREIYENCSNTDFVDSDNDS; translated from the coding sequence ATGAACCATCCTTCTACTCCGCCTAGATCAAGACACAACCAATCGAGCAATGTCGTTGACGATACTTTGACGTTTGGACCGTCTTTACCATCATTGAATAGAAAGGTTACTGTAGAACCAGCTACACCTCAAAAGAATACGAGTTTAACTGCTCCGGTTACTCCCTCCACTGTACAGAAACATCAACTTAATTCATctacaaattcaatgaaaaatggtatCCCACTTTTACTTCATCCAAGAAATCAACAACAGGCCATGTTTTCACCATTTAATGGGCTTAAATCTCCTGAATTTGTATCACAGAGAAGAAGTTCCATTACTAAAACTAATAcagataatgataaaattttacagAATGTAAGCAGGATTTTGTTCCCCAATAAACGTGAGAGTGACGACGAAGAAAGTGGTACCGAAGATACCCAGACATTTGCTTCACAAAGTTCCTTACTGCCACCAAAGAGAACAAAACATCATAAGGAAGTACCGGCAACCCCAAGTGATAAACtcatatcattcaaattagCAGAAGAATGGAATAACAATTCTTCGAAAACTGGCGCGGCAGATAGTGATAGTGAGgaagaatttattaataaaggaaaattaattaatcCATTTGAATCAACTAAAGTGCCAAGCCGtaaattaagaaataaaagaatgcaaatattgaaaaaggaaaatggtAGAATTGATAAAGAAGTTACCTATTTGAACaaaaatggtgaaattgTGAAGACAAAAGAAGTGAGTGATAGCGCAATCAAACCAAAAATGTtatttgaaagagaaatttatgaaaacTGTAGCAATACGGATTTTGTTGATTCAGATAATGATAGTTAG
- the BOS1 gene encoding Bos1p (similar to Saccharomyces cerevisiae BOS1 (YLR078C); ancestral locus Anc_8.6): MNALYNHALKQKSQLTSDLAKFENNLMTSPISLQGSISATLVSFEKTINQYNDFLSKNKELEDNEKYSNRLDQLREELNNFSTKFKDLKKNYNELNNDKMRKNLFGTTSSENPFDEDTTISNRRRHQQNDANDLNMFDGLQKENSIFNRGNSQLDYILEMGQNSLNDIIEQNHILEKVQDTLTKSLRTLNVSEDTIQLINRRAFHDKLIFWFALFCLFLGIYFIIKFLR, encoded by the coding sequence ATGAACGCCTTATACAACCATGCATTGAAACAGAAGAGTCAATTGACTTCTGATCTggcaaaatttgaaaataatctTATGACTTCACCAATATCTCTTCAAGGTTCAATATCAGCAACTTTAGTATCTTTCGAAAAGACTATAAATCAATACAACGATTTCTTATCAAAGaataaagaattagaagataACGAAAAATATAGCAATAGATTAGATCAATTACGTGAAGaattaaacaatttttcaacaaaatttaaagatttaaagaaaaattataacGAATTAAATAACGATAAgatgagaaaaaatttatttggtACGACATCTTCTGAAAACCCCTTTGACGAAGATACTACTATAAGCAATAGACGAAGACATCAACAAAATGATGCCAACGATTTAAATATGTTTGATGGCTtacaaaaggaaaattCAATCTTTAACAGAGGTAATTCACAGTTAGATTATATATTAGAAATGGGTCAAAACTCTCTAAATGATATCATTGAACAAAATCACATTTTAGAAAAAGTTCAAGATACTTTAACTAAATCGTTAAGAACTTTGAATGTCTCAGAAGATACTATCCAACTAATCAATAGAAGAGCATTCCATGATAAATTAATATTCTGGTTTGCATTATTCTGTCTATTTTTGGGtatttatttcattattaagTTTCTAagatag